The Leucobacter viscericola genome includes a window with the following:
- a CDS encoding NUDIX domain-containing protein codes for MATNNSDAGSSLIDEPAAPRVLDSELLVRGHVWDIRRDRFEFGGATLERDYMDHPGAVAVLALDAEDRVLLIKQYRHPIAHRDWEIPAGLMDMPGESGLRTAQRELAEEVDLGAERWDLLLDLFLSPGGSSEAMRVFLARDLHTVEHDYVRGEEEAEFVPHWVPLEDAVSAVLDGSVKNAVTASAVLATLAAKGRGWKTLRDPQLPWTAREASRGERSA; via the coding sequence GTGGCGACTAACAATTCAGACGCGGGCTCGTCGCTTATTGACGAGCCGGCCGCGCCGCGGGTGCTCGACAGCGAGTTGCTCGTGCGCGGCCACGTCTGGGACATTCGTCGAGACCGGTTTGAATTCGGTGGGGCCACGCTTGAGCGTGACTACATGGATCACCCCGGAGCCGTCGCGGTGCTCGCGCTCGACGCTGAAGATCGTGTGCTGCTGATCAAGCAGTATCGGCACCCCATTGCGCATCGCGACTGGGAGATCCCAGCGGGCCTTATGGACATGCCCGGCGAATCCGGATTGCGAACCGCCCAACGGGAACTGGCCGAGGAAGTAGACCTGGGGGCCGAACGCTGGGATTTGTTGCTAGATCTCTTTCTCTCACCGGGAGGATCCAGCGAGGCTATGCGCGTGTTTCTTGCACGCGACCTCCACACGGTTGAGCACGACTACGTGCGTGGTGAAGAGGAAGCGGAGTTTGTGCCGCACTGGGTGCCGCTCGAAGACGCCGTTTCTGCGGTGCTTGATGGCAGCGTTAAGAACGCGGTTACGGCGAGTGCCGTGCTCGCCACCCTGGCCGCAAAAGGTAGGGGTTGGAAAACGCTGCGCGATCCCCAGCTGCCCTGGACCGCCCGCGAAGCCTCGCGGGGAGAACGTTCGGCCTAA
- the xerD gene encoding site-specific tyrosine recombinase XerD, translating to MDLTAPQGAQRYLRYVAIERGLSANSQAAYRRDLEAYAAWLETRELENLAEVTQDTLASYVAELAAQDLASASITRRLSTVRGMHRFLFDEGLLPENVATTVRTPKRAQRLPKALPIEEVEALLAAAGGEDPVALRDRALLELLYASGARVSEVTALDVDDLLAAPDHDDAWGDPEHALEEGGFLRVTGKGAKQRIVPYGSYAGRALAAYLVRARPAMVAHGRGTPALFVGPRGARLSRQSAWLVIRAAAERAGITAEVSPHTLRHSFATHLLAGGADVRTVQELLGHASVTTTQIYTQVTADTLRERYIEAHPRAK from the coding sequence ATGGATCTGACTGCACCGCAGGGAGCGCAACGGTACCTGCGCTATGTCGCCATAGAACGTGGGCTTTCTGCAAACAGCCAGGCCGCCTATCGAAGGGATCTTGAAGCGTATGCCGCCTGGTTGGAAACACGGGAGCTCGAGAACCTCGCCGAGGTCACTCAAGACACCCTCGCCAGCTATGTGGCAGAACTCGCGGCGCAGGATCTGGCCTCGGCATCGATCACTCGTCGTCTGTCGACGGTGCGGGGAATGCACCGGTTTCTTTTCGACGAGGGCCTGCTCCCGGAGAACGTGGCGACAACCGTGCGCACACCAAAGCGTGCCCAGCGCTTGCCAAAGGCGCTACCAATCGAAGAGGTTGAGGCCCTGCTCGCCGCTGCTGGGGGCGAGGACCCCGTCGCTCTGCGAGACCGTGCGCTTCTTGAGCTGCTCTACGCGAGTGGTGCACGCGTGAGTGAGGTCACCGCGCTTGATGTTGACGACCTGCTTGCTGCGCCCGATCACGATGACGCCTGGGGTGATCCTGAACACGCACTAGAGGAGGGTGGATTCTTGCGGGTCACGGGCAAAGGAGCGAAGCAGCGAATCGTGCCCTACGGCAGCTACGCCGGGCGCGCGCTCGCCGCCTATCTGGTCAGGGCGCGACCCGCGATGGTGGCTCACGGACGAGGAACCCCTGCGCTGTTCGTGGGGCCGCGTGGTGCAAGGCTTTCGCGGCAGAGTGCGTGGCTTGTGATTCGTGCGGCGGCAGAGCGGGCCGGCATCACGGCAGAGGTGTCGCCGCACACCCTTCGTCATTCTTTTGCAACCCACCTGCTCGCCGGTGGGGCAGACGTGCGCACGGTACAGGAGCTGCTGGGCCACGCGTCTGTAACCACAACTCAGATCTACACCCAGGTGACGGCGGACACCTTGCGGGAGCGCTACATTGAGGCCCATCCCCGCGCGAAGTAG
- a CDS encoding Ig-like domain repeat protein, producing the protein MLSARFETARSGRSVLTAAVLVAGLAFGAVVPVGSAASANAVEPESADTAVAPVKPGQVTNIPLGHDDLAAVTPDAPAPKQTRLARAAAADDNVLVDIPDAALRAAVTKSIGTPTRGNMKNLRSLTATNAGIADLTGLEYASALSIVDLSGNPFTTIEPLRGISEMAQLNVSSTKISDIDAIATMPKINLLRFNWTTVSDLEPVRGKDLLWRIELAGTKVSSLEPLTGLTNMISVYFQETSVSDVSPLAGMPKLVSLSGPNTEVSDLSPVAGLPRLEIVNVNGARVSDLTMIDTWPALQQVGFLNQRVEGVPVVASRTESTYRRLVANNAPFKMFDDVVLTTSSGATTTPEGVTVWSGLADDATALTTKVAGDPWPGSGATYSATLTYPLSRADFIEAPPTAALDRAYNFQLSVTDGFVEGPFALTSGEVPGLTVDATGKISGTPTELGTFPITVTRTDAFGNVITGTFTFTIGEPVDVTIAANDVTVTYGQAATIDVSVVDPPERVSAVVDIDGTTYGPIALDGNSADLSFPIPAAAHSAGEHTVSMSVVDTETGKLVFASGSAKLTVKQATTATAVALNKDQKSVAGKVTAQYGTIPTGTVTLTSAGKNIGTATVANDGSYKATLTNWSIPKVKETRTIVAEYAGDKNHAASKVSVKVTVAPTAVNPGPCAAPRKVPVFADTPLSHKFYKEIDWMECMKYSTGWRQPVGKPLYKPQNNLERQAMAAFIYRMEAPKNYKAPKVSPFADVKPGDSFYKEIAWMYEAGLSTGWREPSGKPTFRPYNSLSREAMAAFIYRMEAPKNYKAPAVSPMVDMKPGMSFYKEISWMYDEGLSTGNRVGSTKEYWPKDELSRQAMAAFIYRLVLDYRPSK; encoded by the coding sequence ATGTTGAGTGCACGTTTTGAGACCGCGCGATCGGGCCGGTCGGTGCTTACAGCGGCTGTGCTGGTTGCCGGCCTGGCGTTTGGTGCGGTTGTGCCGGTGGGTAGTGCTGCATCCGCGAACGCAGTTGAGCCGGAGTCAGCGGATACCGCGGTTGCGCCTGTGAAGCCTGGGCAGGTCACGAATATTCCGCTTGGTCACGACGATCTTGCTGCCGTAACACCCGACGCACCAGCTCCAAAGCAGACGCGCCTGGCGCGCGCTGCAGCGGCGGATGACAACGTCTTGGTAGACATTCCAGATGCTGCGCTGCGAGCCGCTGTGACGAAGTCGATCGGAACGCCGACTCGTGGGAACATGAAGAACCTGCGGTCACTGACCGCGACGAACGCTGGGATCGCCGACCTTACCGGCCTTGAGTACGCGTCGGCACTGTCGATTGTGGATCTGAGCGGCAACCCGTTCACGACCATTGAGCCGCTGCGTGGCATCTCAGAGATGGCTCAGCTCAACGTAAGTAGTACAAAGATCTCGGATATAGACGCGATCGCGACCATGCCGAAGATCAACCTCCTGCGATTTAACTGGACCACCGTGTCAGACCTCGAGCCGGTGAGGGGCAAAGACCTTCTCTGGCGTATCGAGCTTGCGGGAACGAAGGTTTCCAGCCTCGAGCCCTTGACCGGTCTCACGAACATGATTTCGGTCTATTTTCAGGAGACCTCCGTCAGTGATGTGAGCCCGCTGGCGGGCATGCCGAAGCTTGTGTCGCTCTCCGGCCCGAACACCGAGGTTTCAGACCTCTCACCTGTCGCCGGGCTTCCGCGACTTGAAATTGTGAACGTCAACGGAGCAAGGGTCTCTGACTTGACCATGATCGATACCTGGCCTGCTCTGCAGCAGGTGGGGTTCCTCAACCAGCGCGTCGAGGGTGTGCCCGTTGTCGCTTCGCGCACCGAGTCAACGTATCGTAGGCTCGTAGCAAACAATGCGCCATTCAAGATGTTTGACGATGTCGTGCTCACCACCTCTTCTGGAGCCACGACGACTCCTGAGGGAGTCACCGTGTGGTCGGGTCTCGCTGACGACGCGACAGCGCTGACGACTAAGGTCGCGGGTGATCCGTGGCCGGGATCGGGCGCCACCTACTCGGCGACGCTCACCTACCCCCTGTCGCGTGCTGACTTCATCGAGGCTCCGCCAACTGCAGCTTTGGATCGGGCCTACAATTTCCAACTGAGCGTCACTGACGGTTTCGTTGAGGGGCCTTTCGCTTTGACGAGTGGAGAGGTGCCGGGACTTACGGTTGACGCCACCGGAAAGATCTCCGGAACACCAACCGAATTGGGTACGTTTCCGATCACCGTGACCCGCACGGATGCGTTCGGCAACGTGATCACGGGAACCTTCACGTTCACGATCGGAGAGCCGGTCGACGTGACGATCGCCGCAAACGATGTAACAGTGACCTACGGTCAGGCGGCGACGATCGACGTCAGTGTTGTTGATCCTCCGGAGCGCGTGAGCGCGGTTGTTGATATCGACGGGACCACCTATGGCCCGATCGCCCTTGACGGCAATTCCGCCGACCTGAGCTTTCCGATTCCCGCTGCTGCGCACTCCGCGGGAGAGCACACCGTGTCGATGTCTGTTGTTGACACCGAGACTGGGAAGCTCGTGTTTGCATCGGGCTCAGCGAAGCTGACGGTGAAGCAGGCGACGACCGCGACTGCTGTCGCCCTCAACAAGGATCAGAAGTCTGTCGCTGGCAAGGTGACAGCGCAGTACGGCACAATCCCAACGGGTACTGTCACGCTCACGTCTGCGGGCAAGAATATTGGCACCGCAACGGTCGCGAATGACGGTAGCTACAAGGCAACGCTCACGAACTGGTCGATCCCGAAGGTTAAAGAGACCCGGACAATTGTGGCTGAGTACGCGGGCGACAAGAACCATGCGGCCTCGAAGGTGTCGGTCAAGGTGACGGTCGCCCCGACTGCCGTGAACCCGGGTCCCTGCGCGGCTCCTCGCAAGGTGCCCGTGTTCGCCGATACGCCGCTGTCGCACAAGTTCTATAAAGAGATCGACTGGATGGAGTGCATGAAGTACTCCACCGGATGGCGTCAGCCCGTAGGTAAGCCGCTCTACAAACCCCAGAACAACCTGGAGCGTCAAGCAATGGCGGCGTTCATCTATCGCATGGAAGCTCCCAAGAACTACAAAGCACCCAAGGTCTCTCCATTCGCGGACGTGAAGCCCGGCGATTCCTTCTACAAGGAGATCGCGTGGATGTACGAGGCCGGACTCTCCACTGGCTGGAGAGAGCCTTCCGGTAAGCCGACGTTCCGCCCCTACAACTCACTCTCGCGTGAGGCAATGGCAGCGTTCATCTACCGCATGGAGGCACCGAAGAACTACAAAGCACCCGCGGTGTCGCCGATGGTGGATATGAAGCCCGGTATGTCGTTCTACAAGGAGATCTCGTGGATGTATGACGAGGGGCTCTCCACGGGCAACCGCGTCGGGTCGACGAAGGAATATTGGCCGAAGGACGAACTTTCGCGACAGGCGATGGCCGCGTTTATTTACCGGCTTGTGCTGGACTACAGGCCCAGCAAGTAA
- a CDS encoding ParA family protein: protein MAKGQVVLGPTGRPETIIPAPKPLAQHGPARIIAMCNQKGGVGKTTTTINLGAALARYGRRVLLVDFDPQGALSAGLGVQAHDVPTIYDLILGKEKDPQEVIQHTETKNLDVIPANIDLSAAEVHLVTEVAREQILAGVLRKVAADYDVILIDCQPSLGLLTVNALTASHGVLIPLACEFFALRGVALLIETVEKVRDRLNPQIEVDGIIATMYDSRTLHAREVLERVVDTFGDTVFDTVISRTVKLPDASVAAKSIFDYAPTNLASEAYLKLAREVVQRGVVA from the coding sequence ATGGCGAAAGGCCAGGTAGTGCTGGGGCCAACCGGTCGACCCGAAACGATTATTCCCGCGCCAAAGCCACTCGCGCAGCACGGGCCTGCCCGCATCATCGCGATGTGCAACCAAAAGGGTGGCGTCGGCAAGACCACAACGACCATCAACCTGGGTGCCGCTCTCGCGCGCTATGGCCGTCGTGTGTTGCTCGTTGATTTTGACCCGCAGGGCGCGCTCTCTGCCGGGCTCGGGGTGCAGGCACACGACGTGCCCACCATCTACGACCTCATCCTTGGCAAGGAGAAGGATCCCCAAGAGGTGATCCAGCACACCGAGACCAAAAACCTCGATGTGATCCCCGCCAATATTGACCTGTCTGCCGCCGAAGTTCACCTCGTCACCGAGGTCGCTCGCGAGCAGATTCTCGCGGGTGTGCTGCGCAAGGTCGCGGCCGACTACGACGTGATTCTGATCGATTGCCAGCCGTCACTCGGTCTGCTCACGGTCAACGCGCTGACCGCAAGCCACGGCGTGCTGATCCCGCTTGCCTGCGAATTCTTCGCTCTGCGCGGCGTCGCGCTGCTGATCGAAACGGTCGAGAAGGTTCGGGATCGTCTCAACCCGCAGATTGAGGTCGATGGAATCATCGCGACCATGTATGACTCCCGCACGCTGCACGCACGCGAGGTGCTTGAGCGTGTGGTCGATACCTTTGGCGACACGGTCTTCGATACGGTCATCAGCCGCACCGTGAAACTGCCTGATGCCTCGGTCGCCGCGAAGTCAATCTTCGATTACGCGCCGACGAACCTCGCCTCTGAGGCTTATCTGAAGCTCGCCCGTGAGGTCGTGCAGCGGGGCGTTGTCGCTTAA